Below is a genomic region from Bdellovibrionota bacterium.
ACTCGACCATTGCCGACAACGTAGTAAATTCGACGGCATCCGGTTCCGTCTGCGGCCAGAGCGTATCGTTTTCGGAAACCGACACGATCGATTAATCTAGAAGCCAACTGTTTCTGGTTGGCTGACTCGCTGCTCCGTGGCAGCGCAGGCGTGTGAACGGTCGACTCCCCCCTGTCGTGAAGGGTTTCGTTTTCCTGGACAGGGTTGTAACCGCGATGACTCGGGTGGAAGCGATGGTCCGGGACGAAGTCCTATGGACCTTTATCGAGCCGTCCCGGCCCCCCAAATTTCTCGCTCAACGGAGAGTTCTGAGTAAAATGCCGCCCTTGCCGACGACTCTTCCTGTGCCCAGGTAGCTCAGTCGGTAGAGCAGCGGACTGAAAATCCAAAAACCCCGATATTCGCAACTTAACGCAACTGCTATAGAAATCGTTTCAGGCCCTTGTCACGCGCAAATCTGCCGTTTCTAAAGGTGTTGATGTCTATTGGTCTCGGTTGTTCAAAACGGACAAGATATAGACACCAAAATGGACACCACCTGAAGCCCCCCCGCCGGGGTGCGTCCGTACTCATGAATGCGGATATGTTAAACGGGTCTTTTCTCCGTGAGCAATGGGATTTTAGTTTTCCTACTTCTGAAACGAAGCTTTGGTCTCAAGGGCTATCTTATCGGCTAAAACCCCAACTCCGAATGACTGCCAATTCGGTGGAGCCGAAGAAATGTGTCATCTTCAACACGGTACACCAACACAAGATCGGGTCGAACGTGACAATCTCGAAATCCTTTGAGTCTTCCTTTCAATGGGTGGTCTTTCTTAGATTGGTCCAACGGGATTCGTCTTACCAAGGACTCAAGTACCTCTCTTAGGTCAGCTTCCTTTGAAGCGTCGTTTCCAATGGCCCTTTTGTAGCCCTTACGAAATTGGCGAGACTTAACGATTTCAAGCGGAGCCTTCGTCGGAGGAGAATGATCCACCGATGGAGAAATTTAGACTATTTCTTGAGATCCTCCATCAAAGAATCGACGTTCTTATGCACCTTCAATTTCCCCCTTTTTCGGTCATCATCGATTTCCCTGTCAGCGGCCAGGATCATGTCTTCGCCTTCAAGAGTGTATCCGCTCTCCATTCGCGGGATGCTTCTTGTCCTTACAATCGCGCGCACATACGTTCGGATAACAGCACTCAAATCTGTCCCAATGGCCTTGCAGATGGCATTTGCTTGGTCTTTGATCTTTTTGTTTTCCCGAACCCGAATGTTGGCGTCGAAGGAACTCTCTCTAATGGCTGGAAGCATCTGTATTCTCCTTGTAGCTACATAGTAGCCCCGTTTGGAAATCAAAGCAACCGAACTACCCCGGCCGAGGGCCATCGCGTAACTGCCTAGAATTATTCAGAATGCTACTGACCATTCCAGGGAGCTTGGATCTTTTTGTACATAACTTATTGAGATTACTATGTTTATTTCTAACGAGCTACTATTG
It encodes:
- a CDS encoding type II toxin-antitoxin system RelB/DinJ family antitoxin; the encoded protein is MLPAIRESSFDANIRVRENKKIKDQANAICKAIGTDLSAVIRTYVRAIVRTRSIPRMESGYTLEGEDMILAADREIDDDRKRGKLKVHKNVDSLMEDLKK
- a CDS encoding type II toxin-antitoxin system YafQ family toxin, yielding MDHSPPTKAPLEIVKSRQFRKGYKRAIGNDASKEADLREVLESLVRRIPLDQSKKDHPLKGRLKGFRDCHVRPDLVLVYRVEDDTFLRLHRIGSHSELGF